AAATTCTGAATAAATACCTCTAAATTTTGATTTTTTGGTATATTCATTTTCTTTCTTATTCTGTAACGAGTAACTTTTATAGCATCTGAACTAGAATTTCTAATAGACGCAATTTCTTTAACAGATAAATTTAACCTTAGTAAAGCGCAAACCTCTCTTTCCGTTTTAGTCAATTCTGAATAAACCGTAAGTAACATATTATCAAAACCATCATTAACAGAATCTATTTTTTTCTTTAGTAATGTTAGTTTACTTTCCGTGGTAATTTGTTGCTGAATTTTAAAAGATAAATCTTTAATATAATTTTTTACTTCAACAGAATTATACGTTTTTCTTTGCTCTTTAAGTTGTGCTAAAAGTTGTTTTAAAAACTCTAATCGCATTGAGTTATCTGCTACTAAATTTTTTACTTCTATTTCTGATCTTTTAAATTTCTGTAATAAAACTTCTTTTTTTATTTTTTCTTTCTCCAGGTTACCTTCTATTATTTTATTTCTATTTATAGAATTTCTATAAAGTAAAACAATCATAGGAATACCCAATAATAATAAAGCTGAAATTATAATTAAATATATTTTTTTGTCAAAAGCTTGCTTTTGGTTTATTATCTGTAAATTTTTCTTTTCTAATTTAAGCTTGTTTTGCAGTTCAGCCTCTTCAATTGTATTTGATAATTGAGATTGAAAAATAGAATCTGAATAGATTTTATGTTTTTCTAAATATATATAAGAATTCTTATAATCTTTAAGTACATAATTCAATTTTGCTAGTGAACTATATGATTTTGATAATCGTAGTTTAAAATTATTTTCTTTTGCCACTATAATAGCAGAATCTAGATATTTTAAAGCTAAATTATAGGTTCCTAACTTGCTATGAGCAGCTGCTATGTTATGATAATTGACTGTTATAAGTAGTTTATTATTTTCTTTTTTAGCATACTCTAAAACCAAACTTCTAATATCTATTACTTTTTTATATTTACCTTGTTTGTAATATGTATTTGATACATTATTGTAAACATTATAAATTCGATCGTCTTTATTATTTTTTTTAAAAACCTCAAGTGCTTTATTATAGTAGTAAATAGATGAATCCAACTTTTTAAGCCTTGTATAGTAATTCCCTAAATGTAAATAACCTTTTCCCATTAATTCTTCTTCTCTCCCCTTACTGAGTTCTAACCCTCTATTATAAAACTCAAGCTCTTTCTCTTTTTGATCTTTATAGCGATATACATAACCTATATCAAAATGGATAGAAGCAAAACGTACAGAATCATTTGTCTTTTTAAAGATATCTTTTGCTTTATTAAAGTACCTAAGAGAGGTACTTAAATTCCCTTTATTTTTCTCAATAAACCCTAATTTAAGCAAAGCTTTGCCCTCCATAGTATTATTCTTACCCTTTGATAATTGCAAGGCTTCGTTAAAAAAATATTCTGATTTAATAACATTTTTTGAATAGAAGAATTCTCCGCATTCAAATAAAAACTGACACTTATTTTCAGCGGTTTTTATTGATTTCAAAATTTCTTTTTTTGAAAGAAAAATAGAATCCAAATTCTGAGCATTGGTTTTTAAAGTAAAAAAGAACAAAAGGGGGACTATAAACTTGTAATACATTTTTTAGATCATTAATATTTTTAGATTTATAAAAACAGTATAAATTATCTATATTTTATAAAAACGAAAACAAAATATAATAAATTATTTTAACAAATATTTGTTAGAACTAGTGTTTCTTTAAAATAAAAAAGGCAAAACAATTCGTTTTACCCTTATATTTTCTATTAAACCCAATCTTTAGGTTTTTCTAAGATAGCTATCAATCTGGCTTCTTCTGTATTTTCTTCTGGTTGATGATTGTATTTCCATTGCACAATTGGCGGCAAACTCATTAAGATACTTTCTATTCTTCCGTTGGTTTTTAAACCAAAAAGAGTGCCTCTATCATGTACTAAATTAAATTCTACATAACGACCTCTTCTTATTTCTTGCCAATCTTTTTGCGCTCTGGTAAATTCAATTTCTTTTCTTTTTTCTACAATTGGCACATAACTTTCTAAAAAACTATCCCCAACCTCTGTTACAAAGTTAAATCTATCTTCTATAGAAAATACTTCTGTTTCTTTTAAATAATCGAAAAACAAACCACCAATTCCACGTGCTTCATTTCTGTGTGCATTCCAAAAATACTCGTCACAAACTTTTTTAAACTTCGGATAAAATTCTGAATGATGCTTATCACAAGCTGTTTTACATGTTTGATGAAAATGAGTTACATCTTCATCAAATAAATAATAGGGCGTTAAATCTTGTCCGCCACCAAACCACTGTGTTACAATATTACCATCATTGTCATACATCTCAAAATAACGCCAATTTGCATGTACCGTTGGTATAAAAGGATTTATTGGATGCAATACTAAACTTAAGCCACATGCAAAGAAGTTCCCCTCTTTTACTTTAAATTGCTTTCTTAATGCTTCTGGTAATTCGCCAAAAACTTTAGAAATATTTACGCCACCTTTTTCAAAAATTGCACCATTTTCGATTACACGAGTTCTGCCTCCTCCGCCTTCTTTTCTTTCCCAAATATCTTCTTGAAATTTTGCAACTCCATCTACTTCTTCTAATTTAGAAGTAATTGTATTTTGAAGATTTTCTATGTATTTATAAAATTGCTCTTTCATTTTCTTTATTTAATAAGGCTACTGTTTTTACAGATGCTGCGGTTACCGATAATGGTAAAACAATAATAAACCCTAAAACAGGAATTAATAAACACAGCATAAAAACAATTCCGTTTCCTATAGAAACGCCTTTATTTTTACCTACAAAATTGATACTTTCTTTATAGTTTAAATGTCTTTCTAAGGTATAATCCATATTACCAAAACCAGCATAATAAGCTTGTACCAAAAATAAAACGACAGTAAAAACTAACCCAATAATAGGTATAAAACTTAGCAATAACAATGGTATTGTAAATAATATTTCTTTTGATAAGTTTCTTAAACTGATTCTAACACCTCTAATTAATTGCTCCCGGAAGGTAGTTTTTCTATGGTTATGCTTAAAACTTCCATTAAGATGAGTTTCTATTTTTTCTGAAACAGGGCTCATAAATGGTGCGGATAGCGCCATTACAATATGTTTATATAATAGAAAGCCAATAACTAAAACAAAAACGGCTCCTATAAAAGAAGCAATAGTAGTTACAGTTTCTTTACCCCAATCCCAAATCCATATTTTGGCTAAAAAATTACCTATATTATCTGATAATCCATAAGCAGTAAAACCAATAATTGTTGCGGTTACAAGGCTAATTACAACTGGAACAATAAAATATTTCCAAAGTTTTAATTTAGAAATTAAACCAAAAGAACCTACATAAGCTTGTATTCCTGAAAGTATATTTTTAATCATTAGCGTTGGTTTGCGTTAGCGATTGAAATGACATCCTTTTTGCTTTTTCTGCAAAAAGATATAATGGAAAGCGCGACTTTATGCTGATTTTTCTCAGCATAAAGTAACGCCCAAAATTGTTACTTAAATCATTGTTTTATTACAATACGAAGCACTTTCAAAGTCTCTAACATTCATAGAAATAACGGGTACTTTTGGAAACAAGGTCGTTAAAGTAGCTACAATTGCATAAGAAAGATCTGATTTTTGTTCTTCTGTTCTTCCTTCCATTATATTTCCAAAAACATGAATAAAATCTGCCGATTCACTTTGTACCAAAGAATGTTTAAACGGATTTAAGCGTACTTTAATATCATCTCTTTCAAATAAACCCGTAGAAAAAGCCGTTTCAAAAACGGCTTCTAAAATTTTTCTTGGTTCTCGTAATTCTAAAATGTTTTCTGAACAATCTAAAATAAAATGCGGCATTTTAGTTTGCTTTATACTCCTTAACTGCGTCTACAAACGCTTTTGCGTTTTCTAACGGAATGTTTGGTAAAATACCATGGCCTAGATTTACAACTAATCTATCTTTACCAAATTCATTAATCATTTGGTGTACCATTTTTTTGATAACTGCTGGTGGAGAGAACAATCTTGATGGATCGAAATTACCTTGTAAGGTAATTTTTCCGCCAGATAAATAACGAGCGTTTCTTGCAGAACACGTCCAATCTACACCTAATGCAGAAGCGCCAGATTTAGACATTTCGTCTAAAGCAAACCAACATCCTTTACCAAAGGCAATTACTGGGGTAATGTCTTTTAAGGCATCGATAATTTGTTGCATATATTGCCAAGAGAATTCTTGATAATCTACAGGAGATAACATTCCTCCCCAAGAATCAAAAACTTGAACAGCATCTACACCTGCTGCAACTTTTGCTTTTAAATAGGCAATAGTTGTGTCTGTTATTTTTTGTAATAATGAGTGTGCTATTACAGGGTTTGTAAAACATAATTCTTTTGCTTTGTCAAAGTTTTTAGAACCTTGCCCTTGTACACAATAACATAAAATTGTCCAAGGTGAACCTGCAAAACCAATTAACGGCACCTCATCATTCAATTTTTCTTTGGTTGCTTTAATTGCTTCCATTACGTAACCTAAAGTGTCTTGAATATCTGGAACAATTACGCTATCTAAATCTTTTTGAGAACGAATAGGATTTGGTAAATAAGGTCCAAAATTGGGTTTCATTTCCACTTCAATATTCATTGCTTGTGGTATTACCAAAATATCTGAAAACAGAATGGCAGCATCCATACCAAATCTACGAATTGGTTGTACTGTAATTTCTGATGCTAATTCTGGAGTTTGACAACGTGTAAAGAAATCGTACTTTTTTTTGATTTCTTGAAATTCTGGTAAATATCTTCCTGCTTGACGCATCATCCAAACTGGTGGACGGTCTACAGTTTCTCCTTTTAAGGCTCTTAAAAATAAATCGTTTTTTATCATGATTTTAAACGCAAAAGCGTAATGTTTTTTAAACGCAAAGACGCCAAGTTATTTCGCAAAGGTCGCAGAGTTTTCTAGTCTCTTTTAAAGAATTAACTATTTATTTCTTGGCGCACTTTGCGCTTCCCTTTGGGGCTTTGTGGTTATTTTTTTACAAATTATTTACTACTCTTTTAATACCGTATTTTATTAAAGCAACGTTAAAATTAATTAACAAACCTAATTTACATTCTGATAGCTTTAGATAAGTTAAAACTTGAGCTAAATGAACATCATTTATACTTTCTACTGATTTTAGCTCAACAATTACTTTATCTTCAACTATTAAATCTATTCTATAACCTACATTGAGTTTTACTTCTTCATAAACTAAAGGCAATGCTTTTTGTTTTTCTACATTTAGATTCCTCTTCCCTAACTCATAAAACAAACATTCCTCATAAGAACTTTCTAAAAGACCTGGACCTAAAGCTCTATGAACTTTTAAAGCGCAGTCTACAATAATTTTAGAAATTTCGTTTTCAGTCATTTTTTTTGTTTAAACGCAGAGGCGCTGAGTTTTTCGCAAAGGTCGCAAAGGTTTTATAAATATTTCTTTGCGACCTTTGCACTTTCCTTTGCCTCTTTGCGGTTACTTTTTCATTTTTGAAACAGCTAACATTCCCTTATCAATCGCTTCTGCTATTTTTTTAATATCCTTATCTGATAAAGCAGAGGATAAAAACCATGCTTCAAACTGACTTGGAGGTAAGAAAACTCCGTTTTTGATCATTTCCCAAAAGAAAACAGCAAACTTTTTTGTATCAGACAATTGTGCCTCTACAAAGTTGGTAACTTCGCTATTTACAAAGAAAGGATTTAACATAGAACCAAATCTATTTACCGTTAAAGCTACATTGTATTTCTTAGCAGTTTCTAATAAAATTACTTCTAAAATAGCCCCTATTTCTTCGAACTTTTTATACGGATTTTGTTTTTTCAACTCTGTTAAAGTAGCGATTCCTCCTGCCATTGCAATTGGATTTCCACTTAACGTTCCTGCTTGATACATTCCGCCTAAAGGTGCAACTTCTTGCATAATTTCTTCTCTTGCTCCGTATGCCCCCACTGGGAAACCTCCTCCAATAACCTTACCTAAACACGTAATATCTGCTTCTACGCCTAATAATTCTTGTGCTCCACCAAATTTAGAACGGAAACCGGTCATTACTTCATCAACAATTAACAACGCTCCTTTGGTTTCTAAATACGCCTTTAATTCTGCTAAGAAATTATTTTCAGGAACTACAACGCCCATATTACCTGCAATTGGTTCAATAATTACACCTGCAATATTATCGTCGTTTTCGAAATGTTTTTTTACACTTTCTAAATCATTATAATTAGAAATTAATGTGTTTTTTACAGCTCCTTCTGGCACTCCTTTAGAACCAGGTAAACTTAATGTTGCTAAACCAGAACCAGCTGCTACTAATAAAGCATCTTGATGACCATGATAACAACCTGCAAATTTTATAATTTTATCCTTTCCAGTAAAGGCTCTTGCTAAACGGATTCCGCTTAAAACAGCTTCTGTACCAGAATTTACAAAACGTACTTTATCCATTCCTGGAAAAGCATCGCAAACTATTTTTGCTAATTTAATTTCGTTTTCTGTAGATGCTCCAAAAGAATATCCATTTTTCAATGCTTTTTCAACAGCTTTTTGCACTTTTTTATGTCGATGACCTAAAATCATTGGTCCGTAAGAAAGCACTAAATCTACATATTTATTACCATCAACATCTGTAATTTTAGTTCCTTTTGCTTTTTTGATAAACAACGGATTACCACCCACTGATGAAAATGCTCTAACAGGAGAATTTACACCTCCAACAAGGTTTACCAATCCTTTTTTATATAATTTTTCTGATTTTTTGAATTCCATTCTATTTGCTTTTTGTCAGTTCGAGCGCAGTCGAGAACTAATTAAACCTCTCGACTGCGCTCGAGGAGACATTTTGATATTTTATTTCTTCAACAATACTCTCGCTGCTTCTTTTGCAAAATACGTAATAATAATGTCTGCGCCTGCTCTTTTCATAGATAGTAAGCTTTCCATCATTACTTTTTCGCCATCTATCCAACCTTTTTCTGCTGCGGCTTTTACCATAGCATATTCTCCACTTACATTGTAACATGCAATCGGACGATCGAAACTATTTTTTAAATCTCTAATAATATCTAAATAAGACAATGCTGGTTTTACCATTAAAATATCGGCTCCTTCTTGATCATCAAAAGTAGCTTCTCGCATTCCTTCATCTCTGTTTGATGGATCCATTTGATACGTTCTTCTGTCTCCAAATGTTGGTGCAGAATCTGCAGCATCTCTAAAAGGACCGTAAAATGCAGATGCATATTTTACAGAATATGCCATAATTGGCAAGTTCACAAAACCTGTATTGTCTAAAGATTGACGAATCATATCAATAGTACCATCCATCATTCCGGAAGGCGCCACCATATCTACTCCTGCTTTTGCATGAGAAATTACTTGTTTTGCAATATTTACTAAAGTAGCATCATTATCTACATCATTATCATGTATAATTCCGCAATGACCATGAGAAGTATATTCGCAAAAGCAAACATCTGTAATTACATATAAGCTCGGATAATTTTTCTTGATAAAACGAATTGCTTGTTGCATAATTCCGTTATCATTCCACGTCTCGGTTCCTTCATCATCTTTTTCTGATGGAATTCCGAACAATAAAACTGCGGGTATATTTAAAGAAACAACCTCATCTAATTCTTTAGAAATTCTATCTAAAGAGAAACGTTTGATCCCTGGCATAGAAACAATTTCTGTTTCTATATTTTCTCCTTCTTCAATAAAAAGCGGATAGATAAAATCATCTACAGATAATTTAGTTTCTCTAACCAATCTTCTAATTCCTTCTGATTTTCTTAATCTTCTTGTTCTGAACATAAATTTTTAGCTTATGTCAGGTCGAGCGCAGTCGAGACCTAATTAATAAAACCTCTCGACTGCGCTCGAGGAGACATTCTCTATTATTTAGAGAAATAATTATTTACTAATTCTAAAACACTATCTACACTTGGCATATTGGCAACCTCTACTTTCTCAAAATATTTTCTAGCCTCTACTGCTGTAGTTTCTCCAATACAAAAAGCAACTCTATCTGGATTATTCTCTTCTAAATAACTTTCTATACCAGAAGGACTGTAAAATAAAACTCCAGAAACATCATCAGCTATTTTTTCTGAGCTTAACATTGTTTTATAAGCCTCTACTTCGTTTACAGAAATATCATGAGCTTTTAAGTAGGTTGGTAAAACGTCTAATCTTACGTTACTACAAAAATAGGTTACATTTTTATTTTCTAATGCTGTTGCTAAGTATTCTGCTAATTTCTTAGCATTTTTGGCAACGTGTGCCACTTTACCAATTCTATTTTCAATCAGTTTTTTTGTTCTTCTACCAACACAATAAATATTCTTAAAGTTCATTTCATCTCTTGTAAATGAATTTAAAAGTGCTTCTACTCCATTTTGACTAGTAATAACAACATTTTCGATTTCTTTTTTCATCACTTTAGCAGGAATTCTGTTAAAACGAATTTTAATAAAATCGCTATCTGTGATACCAATAGTTGAAGATAAAGTTTCTTTTTGAAGCTCTGATAATTTTTTAGTAGAATAAATCTTTTGTAAAGGTTCTACAGCTTCTGCAGCATCTTCTGCCATCAACTCTTTCCCTCCTTTATTAATTATATAGTCTGCACAATCTTTAGCCAAATAACGATGGCTTCCCATTTTTGCATTCTTAGTAACCGTAATTTTTTTAGAACCGTCTTTTTTTAGTAGAACTCCCTTAAAAACAATTTCTTCGGTTCTTGCATCTACATATGCCAAAGCGCCAATTGGTGCCGTACAACCTCCTTCTAAAAGGTTTAAGAATTCTCTTTCTATGCCAACACAAACTTTGGTTTCGTAATGGTTTAATTGCTCGCAAGCATCTTTAACAAAATCATCTTTTTCTAAACAAGTAACCATAATAGCTCCTTGAGCAGGTGCAGGAATCATCCATGTTAACGGAATTGCTTCTGCATCTCTTAAGCCTAATCTTTCTAAACCTGCTGCAGCAAAAATTGCTCCGTTCCAAGTTTCACTATTGTCTAATTTCTCTAAACGGGTATTTACATTTCCTCGTAAATCTTCTACTCTATGCGTAGGATAACGATCTAACCACATTGCTTTTCTACGTAAACTACCAGTTGCAATAACTCCATTTGGCTGACCAAAAAATTCTTCGTTATCTTTTAACACCAATAAATCTATATAATCTGCACGTTTTAAAACAGCAGCCTGCATAATTCCTTCTGGTAAAACCGTAGGTACATCTTTAAGAGAATGTACAGCAATATCAATATCACCATTTAACATAGCAACATCTAAATTTCTTGTAAAAACACCGGTAACACCTAAATCATATAAAGGTTTATCTAAAACAATATCTCCTAGAGATTTTATAGGTACCAGCTCAGACTCATAGCCTAACTCCGTTAATTCATTGCGCACTTTATTAGCTTGCCAAAGCGCTAATTGGCTATCGCGAGTTCCTATTCTTATTATTTTCTGCATGGAGTTATTTGATTAAGATTTAAAAACCTTATTAATTACTTGTAGGCTTTGTGAAACAGATGTTTCTTCATCTTTTAAATGTTTCACAAACTGTGTGGTTATTTTCTGAATAAAACGTGAAGTTAAGATTTCTGCTTGATTTTCATCAAAACCAGCAATCTTTTTCTTCTGAAAATTAATTTCATCGTTTGTAATATTTTCTAATGATTTCTTTAAAGCTGCAATTGCAGGTGTAAATCGTCTATGATTTAACCATTCATTAAACTCTGCTTTATGGGTATCTATAATTGCTTCTGCAAACGGTACTTCTTTCTGGCGAACCGCCAAAGTTTCATCTGTAATCTTAGAAAGTTCATCAATATTTACTATTGATACTCCTTTAAAATCTGTAACATCTTTTGCCACGTTTTCTGGCATAGATAAATCTAAGATTAACAGCTCTTTGTTTTCAGCAATATGTTCTTTTGTTATGGTAGGTTTATCGGATCCAGTAGAAACAATTAAAACATCTGCTTGTGCTATTTCTTCTTTTAAATTAGCAATTACAGCTTTTCTAATTGTTGTGTGTTCTTTAACAAATTCTGATGTTTTTTCTTCTGTTCTGTTAATTAAACACACCGACTTATTTTGCGTGTACTCTGCTAAATTTTTACAGGTATGTTTCCCCATTTTACCCAAACCAAAAACTAAAATATTTTTAGTATTGTAGCCTGGTAAATTTTTAATAAGGTATTGAATGGCTGCATAAGAAACAGAAGTAGTACCAGAACTTAATCTAGTTTCATTTTTAACTCTTTTACTTGCTTGTAGTACAGAGTTAATTAATCTTTCTGAATACGCATTGGTCGTTTTTAAAGATTTTGCCATTTTAAACGACTGTCTTAATTGACCTACAATTTCGTAATCTCCTAAAATCTGACTTTCTAACCCAGTACCAATTCTAAATAATTGTTGTATTGCTTCTTGGTCTTTATAAACGTTAGAAACTTTAGAAAACTCTTCTATTGTTCCTTCTGAAAACTCACATAACAATTCTATTAGTTGACAAGGACGTTCTGCAAAACCACTAATTTCTGTTCGGTTACAAGTAGATATAATAAAAACACCTTCGTATCCTTTTTCTTTAGAAAGTTCTAACAACAGGGATTGGTTTTCTTTTGATAAAGAAAATTTTCCGCGCGTGTTAGCATCCGCTTTTTTGTAACTAACGCCAATATTATAAAAGTGCTCTTGCCTGTGCTCTTGCATATAATTCTAAAAGTTGGACAAAAGTATAAACTTCAATTAGAAAAAAATGTCGCTTAAAGGACTTTTTATAACGTTATATGTTTTTTACTTAATTTTTATTTATAAAACAACCGAAAAGCAGTACTTTTGCTACAGAATTAAGTTTTTAATTGTTTTTATATAGAACCATTCTAAATAAAAAAATTCAAATCAAAAAGATTATTTATGTTCAAAAATGTCGGAGAAAGTACATTTGAAGAAATTACTTTAGAAAAAGGTTTTTATGTGCTTCATTTTCAGAACGAAAGTAAAGAAATAGAGAATTTTGATAGAAAAATTAACAATGCTTTTATACAAATTCATTTTTGCTTAAGAGGAAAAGCTAAATTTTTATTTAATAACGGCACCTATTCTTTTGATGTTTTAGACAATAGAGCCATATTATTATACAATCCACAAGGTGTTTTACCCATCAATTTAGAAATTCAACCTAAAACAACATTGGTTTCACTATTAATTTCTATTGAAAAATTTCACTCACTATTCTCTAAAGAATCTGGTTATATCCCTTTTTTAAGTGATGAAAATAGCAATAAAAAATATTATGATGATACAGAAATAAAACCTTCGGTTGCCAGGGTTTTACAAGAAATCATCAACTCTAAAACCAATAATTCTATTAGAGATTTATTTGTTAGAGGAAAAGTATATGAGCTTTTAAGCCTTCATTTTCAGAAAGAAGAAAACTTAGAAGGTGAGTTTTGTCCTTTTTTGGTTGATGAACAAAACGTACTTAAAATTAGAAAAGCCAAAGAAATTATTATTACTAGAATGGCAGAACCACCTAGTTTACAAGAATTAGCTAATGAAATTGGCCTAAATATTAAAAAACTAAAAGAAGGTTTTAAACAAATTTACGGCGATACCGTGTACAGTTTTCTATTAGACTATAAAATGGAATATGCTAGAAAATTATTAGAAAGTAATCAATTTAACGTAAATGAAGTGGGCGTAAAAATTGGTTACAGTACAGCAAGTCATTTTATTGCAGCCTTTAAAAAGAAATTTGGCACCACACCTAAAAAACACGTATTAAGCAGTAAGCAGTAAGCAGTAAGCAGTAAGCAGTAAGCAGTAAGCAGTAAGCAGTAAGCAAAATTAAAAAAATTGAAACTTTAAACTTTGAACTTTTTAACTTTGAAACTTTTTAACTTTGAAACTTTAAACTTTAAACTTTAAACTTTGAACTTTGAAACTAAACTAACTTGGAACAATTAACACATTACGACATAGAAAACAATCAAAAACAGTTTCCAATAACAATTGTTTGCGATGCTATAAGAACACCAGAAAACATAGGTATGTGTTTTAGAATTTCTGAAAGTTTTGGAGTACAAAAAATCTATTTTCATGAAGCTTCCCCTTCTACAGCAAATAGAATTGTAAAAAAAACTGCCAGAAATACGGTAAATCAAATTCAACATGAGGTTTACAATAATTTCGAAGCCCTTATAAATCAATTAAAAGCAGAAGGTAACACAATTATTGGAATAGAAATTACTGATAAAAGTATCGATATTCAAGATTTTAATTTTAAAAATCACAAGAAAATAGTTTTACTTTTGGGAAGCGAAAGAAACGGAATTGAAAATGTAGATTTATTAGACCATACCATTGCCATACCAATGTTTGGTAGAAACTCTAGTATGAATGTAATACACAGTTTAGCAATAACGTTGTATGAAGTAACTAATCAATTAACAGTTAGCAGTAAGCAGTAAGCAGTAAGCAGTAAGCAGTAAGCAGTAAGCAGTAAGCAGTAAGCAGTAAGCAGTAAGCAGTAAGCAGTAAGCAGTAAGCAAAAATAAAAAATTAAAACTTTGAACTTTAAACT
The nucleotide sequence above comes from Polaribacter butkevichii. Encoded proteins:
- a CDS encoding tetratricopeptide repeat protein; the protein is MDSIFLSKKEILKSIKTAENKCQFLFECGEFFYSKNVIKSEYFFNEALQLSKGKNNTMEGKALLKLGFIEKNKGNLSTSLRYFNKAKDIFKKTNDSVRFASIHFDIGYVYRYKDQKEKELEFYNRGLELSKGREEELMGKGYLHLGNYYTRLKKLDSSIYYYNKALEVFKKNNKDDRIYNVYNNVSNTYYKQGKYKKVIDIRSLVLEYAKKENNKLLITVNYHNIAAAHSKLGTYNLALKYLDSAIIVAKENNFKLRLSKSYSSLAKLNYVLKDYKNSYIYLEKHKIYSDSIFQSQLSNTIEEAELQNKLKLEKKNLQIINQKQAFDKKIYLIIISALLLLGIPMIVLLYRNSINRNKIIEGNLEKEKIKKEVLLQKFKRSEIEVKNLVADNSMRLEFLKQLLAQLKEQRKTYNSVEVKNYIKDLSFKIQQQITTESKLTLLKKKIDSVNDGFDNMLLTVYSELTKTEREVCALLRLNLSVKEIASIRNSSSDAIKVTRYRIRKKMNIPKNQNLEVFIQNLGV
- the hemF gene encoding oxygen-dependent coproporphyrinogen oxidase, whose product is MKEQFYKYIENLQNTITSKLEEVDGVAKFQEDIWERKEGGGGRTRVIENGAIFEKGGVNISKVFGELPEALRKQFKVKEGNFFACGLSLVLHPINPFIPTVHANWRYFEMYDNDGNIVTQWFGGGQDLTPYYLFDEDVTHFHQTCKTACDKHHSEFYPKFKKVCDEYFWNAHRNEARGIGGLFFDYLKETEVFSIEDRFNFVTEVGDSFLESYVPIVEKRKEIEFTRAQKDWQEIRRGRYVEFNLVHDRGTLFGLKTNGRIESILMSLPPIVQWKYNHQPEENTEEARLIAILEKPKDWV
- a CDS encoding EI24 domain-containing protein → MIKNILSGIQAYVGSFGLISKLKLWKYFIVPVVISLVTATIIGFTAYGLSDNIGNFLAKIWIWDWGKETVTTIASFIGAVFVLVIGFLLYKHIVMALSAPFMSPVSEKIETHLNGSFKHNHRKTTFREQLIRGVRISLRNLSKEILFTIPLLLLSFIPIIGLVFTVVLFLVQAYYAGFGNMDYTLERHLNYKESINFVGKNKGVSIGNGIVFMLCLLIPVLGFIIVLPLSVTAASVKTVALLNKENERAIL
- a CDS encoding 5-carboxymethyl-2-hydroxymuconate Delta-isomerase — its product is MPHFILDCSENILELREPRKILEAVFETAFSTGLFERDDIKVRLNPFKHSLVQSESADFIHVFGNIMEGRTEEQKSDLSYAIVATLTTLFPKVPVISMNVRDFESASYCNKTMI
- the hemE gene encoding uroporphyrinogen decarboxylase: MIKNDLFLRALKGETVDRPPVWMMRQAGRYLPEFQEIKKKYDFFTRCQTPELASEITVQPIRRFGMDAAILFSDILVIPQAMNIEVEMKPNFGPYLPNPIRSQKDLDSVIVPDIQDTLGYVMEAIKATKEKLNDEVPLIGFAGSPWTILCYCVQGQGSKNFDKAKELCFTNPVIAHSLLQKITDTTIAYLKAKVAAGVDAVQVFDSWGGMLSPVDYQEFSWQYMQQIIDALKDITPVIAFGKGCWFALDEMSKSGASALGVDWTCSARNARYLSGGKITLQGNFDPSRLFSPPAVIKKMVHQMINEFGKDRLVVNLGHGILPNIPLENAKAFVDAVKEYKAN
- a CDS encoding GxxExxY protein, with protein sequence MTENEISKIIVDCALKVHRALGPGLLESSYEECLFYELGKRNLNVEKQKALPLVYEEVKLNVGYRIDLIVEDKVIVELKSVESINDVHLAQVLTYLKLSECKLGLLINFNVALIKYGIKRVVNNL
- the hemL gene encoding glutamate-1-semialdehyde 2,1-aminomutase: MEFKKSEKLYKKGLVNLVGGVNSPVRAFSSVGGNPLFIKKAKGTKITDVDGNKYVDLVLSYGPMILGHRHKKVQKAVEKALKNGYSFGASTENEIKLAKIVCDAFPGMDKVRFVNSGTEAVLSGIRLARAFTGKDKIIKFAGCYHGHQDALLVAAGSGLATLSLPGSKGVPEGAVKNTLISNYNDLESVKKHFENDDNIAGVIIEPIAGNMGVVVPENNFLAELKAYLETKGALLIVDEVMTGFRSKFGGAQELLGVEADITCLGKVIGGGFPVGAYGAREEIMQEVAPLGGMYQAGTLSGNPIAMAGGIATLTELKKQNPYKKFEEIGAILEVILLETAKKYNVALTVNRFGSMLNPFFVNSEVTNFVEAQLSDTKKFAVFFWEMIKNGVFLPPSQFEAWFLSSALSDKDIKKIAEAIDKGMLAVSKMKK
- the hemB gene encoding porphobilinogen synthase, whose translation is MFRTRRLRKSEGIRRLVRETKLSVDDFIYPLFIEEGENIETEIVSMPGIKRFSLDRISKELDEVVSLNIPAVLLFGIPSEKDDEGTETWNDNGIMQQAIRFIKKNYPSLYVITDVCFCEYTSHGHCGIIHDNDVDNDATLVNIAKQVISHAKAGVDMVAPSGMMDGTIDMIRQSLDNTGFVNLPIMAYSVKYASAFYGPFRDAADSAPTFGDRRTYQMDPSNRDEGMREATFDDQEGADILMVKPALSYLDIIRDLKNSFDRPIACYNVSGEYAMVKAAAEKGWIDGEKVMMESLLSMKRAGADIIITYFAKEAARVLLKK